In one window of Culturomica massiliensis DNA:
- a CDS encoding dihydrolipoamide acetyltransferase family protein, translating into MSIFEIKMPKLGESITEGTITSWSAKVGDTIKEDDILLEVNTAKVSAEIPSPVSGKIVQIFFQTGDVVPIGKVIATVDTDGNGTDNTTEAAPPEKTETSVPEPTATTTAAPASIPVTAQAAKSETERWYSPIVLQIAQEAKISNEELAHIKGTGYQGRLSKKDINEYIGQKKKSISATTPVAGTKAEVPISSPAATPSQHSSTPDNAENEIRPMDYVRRLIADHMVMSKNVSPHVTSVIEVDVTKLVQWRNKNKDAFFRREGVKLTFMPVIAEASAKALAEYPLVNSSVDGYNIILKKHIHIGFAVSLPDGNLIVPVVHDADHSNLNGLAVAMDTLALKARDNKLLPEDIAGGTFTITNFGTFKSLFGTPIINQPQVAILGVGYIEKKPAVIETPEGDAIAIRHKMYLSLSYDHRVIDGALGGQFLRRVGDILENWQS; encoded by the coding sequence ATGTCAATATTCGAAATAAAAATGCCTAAACTAGGCGAAAGCATCACAGAAGGCACCATTACCTCCTGGTCTGCCAAAGTCGGTGACACCATAAAAGAAGACGATATACTACTCGAAGTCAATACTGCAAAAGTAAGTGCCGAGATTCCGTCGCCCGTATCCGGAAAAATCGTCCAGATATTTTTCCAGACCGGAGACGTCGTCCCCATCGGCAAGGTTATTGCTACCGTCGATACAGACGGAAACGGCACAGATAACACAACCGAAGCTGCACCCCCTGAAAAAACAGAAACATCCGTTCCCGAACCAACGGCCACCACTACGGCTGCTCCGGCAAGTATTCCGGTAACAGCACAGGCCGCCAAATCAGAAACCGAAAGATGGTATTCCCCCATTGTACTTCAAATCGCCCAGGAAGCCAAAATCTCAAATGAAGAATTGGCTCATATCAAAGGTACCGGCTATCAGGGACGGTTAAGTAAAAAAGATATCAATGAATATATCGGACAAAAGAAAAAAAGTATATCTGCTACAACTCCTGTTGCCGGAACAAAAGCAGAAGTCCCGATATCTTCCCCGGCGGCTACTCCTTCTCAACATTCATCTACCCCTGATAATGCGGAAAACGAGATACGCCCTATGGACTACGTGCGCCGTCTGATTGCAGACCACATGGTAATGTCAAAAAACGTATCTCCTCATGTCACCAGCGTAATAGAAGTAGACGTTACAAAACTGGTACAATGGCGGAACAAGAACAAAGATGCCTTTTTCCGCCGCGAAGGTGTTAAACTGACATTTATGCCGGTCATAGCCGAAGCTTCAGCCAAAGCTCTGGCTGAATATCCACTGGTGAATTCTTCAGTAGACGGATACAACATCATACTGAAAAAGCACATCCATATCGGTTTCGCCGTTTCGCTTCCGGACGGAAATCTCATCGTACCTGTCGTACACGATGCAGACCACTCCAATCTGAACGGTCTGGCCGTAGCTATGGATACCTTGGCCCTAAAAGCACGGGACAACAAACTACTCCCCGAAGACATTGCCGGAGGTACTTTTACGATCACCAATTTCGGCACCTTCAAAAGCCTTTTCGGTACGCCGATCATCAATCAGCCCCAGGTTGCCATACTGGGAGTCGGTTACATCGAAAAGAAACCCGCCGTCATCGAAACACCGGAGGGTGATGCCATTGCCATCAGACACAAAATGTACCTGTCATTATCTTATGACCACCGTGTGATAGACGGTGCCCTCGGCGGACAATTTTTACGCAGGGTAGGCGATATTCTGGAAAACTGGCAAAGTTAA
- a CDS encoding lipoate--protein ligase family protein yields MNTLIINNPFTDIYFNLAAEEFLLKNRPENILMLWQNTPSVVLGKHQRVETEINLTYVKDKQIRIARRYSGGGTVYHDLGNLNLTFIENTNVPDFEKYTRKTLEFLNSIGVQAQKDTRLGINIGHLKISGSAQCIYKTRCMYHCTLLYDTNLTALTASLAVSRILPAPKTGYSVASVKSPVTNISKYLQYPPDTDDFKNQVLAFFLNTMPQKQIYNLNPDEINRVEQLKNEKYATTQWIFGKDF; encoded by the coding sequence ATGAACACATTAATTATAAACAATCCTTTTACGGATATTTATTTCAACCTGGCAGCCGAAGAATTTCTGTTGAAAAACCGGCCGGAGAATATCCTTATGTTGTGGCAGAATACTCCGTCCGTCGTTCTCGGTAAACACCAACGGGTAGAAACCGAAATCAACCTGACTTACGTAAAGGATAAACAAATCCGGATAGCCCGGCGATATTCGGGCGGTGGTACGGTTTACCACGATCTGGGCAATCTCAATCTGACATTTATCGAAAATACAAACGTTCCGGACTTTGAAAAATACACCCGAAAGACACTCGAATTTCTGAATTCAATCGGAGTACAAGCTCAAAAAGACACCCGGCTGGGCATAAATATCGGACACTTAAAAATTTCCGGAAGTGCCCAGTGCATCTACAAAACAAGGTGTATGTATCATTGTACCCTACTCTATGACACGAATCTGACAGCCCTGACAGCCTCACTTGCTGTTTCCCGAATCTTACCGGCACCGAAAACCGGATACTCCGTCGCCTCTGTAAAAAGTCCGGTAACCAATATCAGTAAATATTTGCAGTATCCCCCAGACACCGACGACTTTAAAAACCAAGTCCTCGCGTTTTTCCTCAATACAATGCCTCAAAAACAGATTTACAATCTGAATCCCGATGAAATCAATCGGGTCGAACAACTCAAAAACGAAAAATACGCTACCACACAGTGGATTTTCGGTAAAGATTTCTAG
- a CDS encoding SIR2 family protein — translation MHLSLSQNISKEQFLSILSKKLLDENLSLFVGAGISIEAGYPAWQNLLAPCLKQLKLSNIKDIDLFKLAQYYVNEFGAPALSDVISENIDRLEYKSEIIEILIESKFKQIWTTNFDKVIEKNLEKRHIRSKTIHSNYDLTHINDNIVNVFKLNGDISDLQNIVITQDDIEGHEKTRELMITFLKKALVSDTFLFLGYSFTDSLVLNCIKKIHDCLGNSMGYHYTIIKNEPDNPYFFYFIKDLEQRYHIKTLLIDEYSDIHTILRELNRRVTLKKVFISGSFDVLPEEENQFADRLCKELSNKILSSGYRIITGMGRKIENYLAGHAMQYMLTNNIFNIERYLIMRPFQELMPSEDKFRHRNMLIEDSSSVIFIFGKSVDLKYSIGVKEEFEIAKSKKKVIIPIGSTGYQSEIIWQEVKDNITLYPYLERYIDQLKTNKDPEIIAEIIIDILQNID, via the coding sequence ATGCATCTATCATTATCTCAAAATATATCTAAAGAACAGTTCTTATCTATCCTTTCAAAAAAGCTTTTAGATGAAAATCTTTCACTTTTTGTTGGAGCTGGTATATCAATAGAAGCAGGTTATCCAGCATGGCAGAATCTTTTAGCTCCTTGTCTCAAACAACTAAAGCTTTCAAATATAAAAGATATTGATTTATTTAAATTAGCCCAATACTATGTAAATGAATTTGGAGCACCAGCCTTATCTGATGTAATTTCAGAGAATATCGATCGTCTTGAATATAAAAGTGAGATAATAGAAATATTGATTGAAAGTAAATTCAAACAGATATGGACGACTAATTTCGATAAGGTTATAGAAAAAAATTTAGAGAAAAGACACATTCGATCAAAAACCATTCATTCTAATTATGATTTGACTCATATTAATGATAATATTGTCAATGTATTCAAACTTAATGGAGATATAAGTGATTTACAAAATATAGTTATTACCCAGGACGATATTGAAGGACATGAAAAAACTCGTGAGTTAATGATTACCTTTTTAAAAAAGGCTTTGGTTTCAGATACATTTCTATTTTTAGGTTATAGCTTTACCGACTCTCTGGTATTAAATTGCATAAAAAAAATACATGATTGTTTGGGAAATAGTATGGGATATCATTATACAATAATCAAAAATGAACCAGATAATCCGTATTTTTTTTATTTTATAAAAGATCTTGAACAAAGATATCATATTAAAACACTTTTAATTGATGAATATTCCGATATTCATACAATATTGAGAGAATTGAATAGAAGAGTCACTTTAAAGAAAGTTTTTATTTCTGGTTCATTCGACGTCTTGCCTGAAGAAGAAAATCAATTTGCAGACAGATTATGCAAAGAATTATCAAATAAAATATTGTCATCTGGTTATAGAATTATAACCGGAATGGGAAGAAAAATTGAAAATTATCTTGCGGGACATGCGATGCAGTACATGCTGACCAATAATATTTTCAATATTGAACGCTATTTGATTATGAGACCTTTTCAGGAATTAATGCCTTCTGAAGATAAATTCAGACACAGAAATATGCTTATAGAAGATTCAAGTTCCGTTATCTTTATCTTCGGAAAAAGTGTAGATTTAAAATATTCTATAGGAGTAAAAGAAGAATTTGAAATAGCAAAGTCTAAGAAAAAAGTAATCATTCCTATTGGGAGTACCGGTTATCAAAGTGAAATAATATGGCAGGAAGTAAAAGACAATATTACGCTATATCCTTATTTAGAAAGATATATCGATCAATTAAAAACAAATAAAGACCCTGAAATAATAGCAGAAATAATTATTGACATTCTTCAAAATATTGATTAG
- a CDS encoding toll/interleukin-1 receptor domain-containing protein gives MIFLCFSSKDRYTIVESIMYHLKNYGLSVWYDYHKLILGDDRDYRNLIEGIEQNNYAIVLLTENVFDCVCANDELNVIHRQYINGRIHVFPIFYKITALELPLNYQWLCKLIYNEVDDKTGTLMTCNQIILKYLLDKNALYETKVLTDYIKIPVQDTYIKEMISIYFEVDYDNINVRMAILYSIFKYLTCKYDSFQYPHYCLRTFKRLYELTKLKIQIDFKELSILENSLLLMLNTIANQYFEECQ, from the coding sequence ATGATTTTTCTTTGTTTCTCAAGTAAGGATAGATATACTATTGTAGAATCAATAATGTATCATCTTAAAAACTATGGTTTATCGGTTTGGTACGATTATCATAAGTTAATTCTTGGAGACGACAGAGACTACCGAAACTTAATCGAAGGCATTGAGCAAAACAATTATGCAATAGTGCTATTAACTGAAAATGTTTTTGATTGTGTCTGTGCAAATGACGAATTAAATGTCATTCACCGGCAATATATTAATGGGCGAATACATGTGTTCCCAATTTTTTATAAAATTACAGCTTTGGAATTGCCTTTAAACTACCAATGGCTATGTAAACTTATTTATAATGAAGTCGATGACAAAACAGGAACTTTAATGACATGTAATCAAATTATATTAAAATACTTATTAGATAAAAATGCGTTATATGAAACAAAAGTATTGACAGATTATATAAAAATACCTGTCCAGGATACCTATATAAAAGAAATGATATCAATTTATTTCGAGGTCGATTATGACAATATAAATGTTCGAATGGCCATATTATACTCTATCTTTAAATATCTAACTTGTAAATATGATTCATTTCAATACCCTCATTATTGTTTACGGACTTTCAAAAGACTTTATGAATTAACCAAATTGAAAATTCAAATAGATTTTAAAGAATTATCAATATTAGAAAATTCTCTGTTATTAATGCTCAATACAATAGCTAATCAATATTTTGAAGAATGTCAATAA
- a CDS encoding peptidase S41 codes for MPGNGEIAFTGQRIKFGNGKDFYGTGISPDIVVKNTIDGVKSNRDEILECALKYMTEK; via the coding sequence CGGGTAATGGAGAAATCGCATTTACAGGCCAGCGGATTAAATTCGGCAATGGAAAAGATTTTTATGGAACAGGCATCTCTCCGGATATTGTGGTAAAAAATACAATCGATGGAGTGAAAAGCAACCGGGACGAGATTCTCGAGTGTGCATTAAAGTACATGACGGAAAAATAA